In Pseudomonas fakonensis, one DNA window encodes the following:
- the umuC gene encoding translesion error-prone DNA polymerase V subunit UmuC: protein MPPVPEPVFALIDCNSFYASCERVFRPDLARTPIVVLSNNDGCVIARSAEAKAYARMGEPYFQIRDKLRRHGVLAFSSNYALYGDMSQRVMALIESMVPACEVYSIDECFADLRGIPGDLTAFGREVRARVLRCTGIPVGVGIARTKTLAKLANHTAKRLQAHTGGVVDICEPFKRDWVLRNTGVSEVWGIGKRLTAHLAELGIRTAMDLARADARLLRDKFSVVVEKTARELNGIACLELDEAEPPRQEICCSRMFGERLTELAPIRQAVATYTARAAEKLRAQGSLCRRLRVSIRTGLFNPDEAQHAQGALVQLPYPSNDTRLLTGAAREALGRLYRPGFRYSKAEVLLLELCRPGEFTGDLFSTVQPAGAGRLMAVLDEVNGRYGRGALRAGSVPLAPEWGMRREMMSQAYTTRVEQLWRVCAG from the coding sequence ATGCCGCCAGTGCCTGAGCCGGTATTTGCGCTGATCGACTGCAACAGCTTCTACGCCAGCTGCGAGCGGGTGTTCCGGCCCGACCTTGCGCGCACGCCCATCGTGGTGCTGAGCAACAACGACGGCTGCGTCATCGCCCGCAGCGCCGAGGCCAAGGCCTATGCGCGCATGGGCGAGCCGTACTTCCAGATCCGCGACAAGCTGCGCCGCCACGGGGTGCTGGCGTTTTCGTCCAACTATGCGCTGTACGGCGATATGAGCCAGCGGGTGATGGCCCTGATCGAGTCGATGGTGCCGGCCTGCGAGGTGTACTCCATCGACGAGTGCTTCGCCGACCTGCGCGGCATCCCCGGCGACCTCACTGCCTTCGGCCGCGAGGTGCGCGCCCGTGTGCTGCGCTGCACCGGCATCCCGGTGGGGGTGGGCATCGCCCGCACCAAGACCCTGGCCAAGCTCGCCAACCACACCGCCAAGCGCCTGCAGGCGCATACCGGCGGGGTGGTAGACATTTGCGAGCCGTTCAAGCGCGACTGGGTGCTGCGCAACACCGGGGTCAGCGAGGTGTGGGGCATCGGCAAGCGCCTGACCGCGCACCTGGCCGAGCTGGGCATTCGCACGGCGATGGACCTGGCCAGGGCCGATGCGCGGCTGCTGCGCGACAAGTTCAGCGTGGTGGTGGAAAAGACCGCCCGCGAACTCAACGGCATCGCCTGCCTGGAGCTGGACGAAGCCGAGCCGCCACGCCAGGAAATCTGCTGCAGCCGCATGTTCGGCGAACGCCTCACCGAGCTTGCGCCGATCCGCCAGGCGGTGGCCACCTACACCGCCCGTGCGGCGGAAAAACTGCGTGCCCAAGGCTCGCTGTGCCGGCGCCTGCGGGTGAGCATCCGCACAGGGCTGTTCAACCCCGACGAGGCGCAGCATGCCCAGGGTGCGCTGGTGCAGCTGCCATATCCGAGCAACGACACCCGGCTGCTCACGGGTGCGGCCCGCGAAGCGCTGGGGCGGCTCTACCGGCCCGGGTTTCGCTACAGCAAGGCCGAGGTGCTGCTGCTCGAGTTGTGCCGGCCGGGGGAGTTCACCGGCGACCTGTTCAGCACCGTGCAACCGGCGGGGGCAGGGCGGCTGATGGCGGTGCTGGATGAGGTCAATGGCCGCTACGGCCGGGGGGCGTTACGGGCTGGCAGTGTGCCCCTGGCGCCTGAGTGGGGGATGCGCCGGGAGATGATGAGCCAGGCCTATACCACGCGGGTCGAGCAGCTGTGGCGGGTGTGCGCCGGTTAA
- a CDS encoding glutathionylspermidine synthase family protein, translating into MRKVDCDERPGWRATAEREGFAFHTIDGERYWDERGYYQFSEAQITTDLEAPTQELHAMCLDAVARIVDSEALMARLAIPPAYFDLVRQSWQAGEAHLYGRFDFSYAGVGPAKLIEANYDTPTSLYEAAAFQLIWLDEQVRRGVLPPHASQFNSIAEDLVQVFRAMGGEGLFHFSTISGSVEDRGTTDFLRRMAEHAGIGTRHIDLEDIGLSAEGRFVDLDGQPIRRLFKLHAWEHIFHEAFGGAIAGSGTQFVEPAWKALVSNKGLLPLLWEWHEGHPNLLPAHLDSDPQRPVPKGWVRKPYFSREGANVELRTLDGQREFEDGPYTDAPYILQALAPLPRFGDSYTLVGSWVIGGQASGIGIREDDTLITKDSSRFVPHVVLD; encoded by the coding sequence ATGCGCAAGGTCGACTGCGACGAACGCCCCGGCTGGCGCGCCACCGCCGAGCGCGAAGGCTTTGCCTTCCACACCATCGACGGCGAGCGCTACTGGGACGAGCGCGGCTACTACCAGTTCAGCGAGGCCCAAATCACTACTGACCTGGAGGCGCCCACGCAAGAGTTGCACGCCATGTGCCTGGACGCCGTGGCGCGCATCGTCGACAGCGAGGCACTCATGGCCCGCCTGGCCATCCCGCCGGCCTACTTCGACCTGGTGCGCCAGTCGTGGCAGGCCGGCGAGGCGCATCTGTATGGCCGTTTCGATTTCAGCTACGCAGGCGTCGGCCCGGCCAAGCTGATCGAGGCCAACTACGACACCCCCACGTCGTTGTACGAGGCGGCCGCGTTCCAGCTGATCTGGCTCGACGAGCAGGTGCGGCGCGGCGTGCTGCCCCCCCACGCCAGCCAGTTCAACAGCATCGCCGAGGACCTGGTACAGGTGTTCCGGGCCATGGGCGGGGAGGGCTTGTTCCACTTCTCCACCATCAGTGGCTCGGTGGAGGACCGCGGTACCACCGACTTTTTGCGGCGCATGGCCGAGCATGCCGGCATCGGCACCCGGCACATCGACCTGGAAGACATCGGCCTGAGCGCCGAGGGCCGTTTCGTCGACCTCGACGGCCAGCCGATCCGGCGGCTGTTCAAACTGCACGCCTGGGAGCACATCTTCCATGAGGCATTCGGTGGGGCCATCGCTGGCAGCGGTACGCAGTTCGTGGAGCCGGCGTGGAAGGCGCTGGTGTCCAACAAGGGCCTGCTGCCACTGCTGTGGGAATGGCATGAGGGCCACCCGAACCTGCTGCCGGCGCATCTGGACAGCGACCCGCAACGCCCGGTACCCAAGGGCTGGGTGCGCAAGCCGTACTTCTCCCGCGAGGGCGCCAATGTCGAGCTGCGTACCCTCGACGGCCAACGGGAGTTCGAAGATGGCCCGTACACCGACGCGCCTTACATCCTGCAGGCGCTGGCGCCGCTACCCAGGTTCGGCGACAGCTACACCCTGGTCGGCTCCTGGGTGATTGGCGGGCAGGCCTCGGGCATCGGCATCCGCGAAGACGACACCCTGATCACCAAGGACAGCTCGCGCTTCGTGCCCCACGTGGTCCTGGACTGA
- a CDS encoding DUF350 domain-containing protein translates to MLDALRLSLNAPAVTGFIAYISVALLLFWLFQFIYTRLTPHREFALIRENNPAAAIALGGSLIGFSLPASNIIAYSVSLVDVVAWVVIAAVVQLVAFGLASLVLKGLSARIARGELAAAIYAASVAISVGFLNSACMTPSV, encoded by the coding sequence ATGCTCGACGCTCTGCGCCTGTCGCTCAATGCCCCCGCCGTTACCGGCTTCATCGCCTACATCAGCGTGGCATTGCTGCTGTTCTGGCTGTTCCAGTTCATCTACACCCGCCTCACACCACACCGTGAGTTCGCCCTGATTCGCGAAAACAACCCGGCCGCAGCGATTGCCCTGGGTGGCTCGCTGATCGGTTTTTCGCTGCCGGCCAGCAACATCATCGCCTACAGCGTCAGCCTGGTGGACGTGGTGGCCTGGGTGGTGATTGCCGCCGTGGTGCAACTGGTCGCCTTTGGCCTCGCCAGCCTGGTGCTCAAGGGCCTGTCGGCGCGTATCGCCCGTGGCGAGCTGGCGGCAGCCATCTACGCTGCCAGCGTGGCGATCAGCGTGGGCTTTCTCAATTCGGCCTGCATGACTCCGTCGGTGTAA
- a CDS encoding DUF1190 domain-containing protein, translating into MRKSPVKLVLASSLPLALSACGPSEPTYTVTQRVNYDDLAACVADQVPQKDCEQAYKQAYTEYLHGEPLFASLSACEAEFSAGGCTFKAGYYRPLMSGFELETSGEVTESQLAKANNGQANLSGSMATGVLAGLLLSQVLPGDRHYRAQPLYNYSAGGKSYRRGLFSQRYAIQRDLQQEQQGSSGSSGGGSYGGGGSSSSNTTSSSSRWGSSSREQSRTTVSSSISRGGFGSQATARGGWGGRSGSFFGG; encoded by the coding sequence ATGAGAAAAAGCCCGGTCAAGCTGGTGCTGGCCAGCTCCCTGCCGCTGGCGCTGAGTGCCTGTGGCCCCAGCGAACCCACCTATACCGTCACCCAGCGGGTCAACTACGACGACCTGGCTGCCTGCGTGGCCGATCAGGTGCCGCAAAAGGATTGCGAACAAGCCTACAAGCAGGCGTACACCGAGTACCTGCACGGCGAGCCGCTCTTTGCCTCGCTGAGCGCATGCGAGGCCGAGTTCAGTGCCGGCGGTTGCACGTTCAAAGCTGGCTATTACCGGCCGCTCATGAGCGGCTTCGAGTTGGAAACCTCAGGCGAGGTGACCGAGTCGCAGCTGGCCAAGGCCAACAACGGCCAGGCTAACCTCAGCGGCAGCATGGCCACCGGCGTGCTGGCCGGCCTGCTGCTCAGCCAGGTGCTGCCGGGTGACCGGCATTACCGTGCGCAGCCGCTCTACAACTACAGCGCCGGCGGCAAGAGCTACCGCCGGGGCCTGTTCAGCCAGCGCTATGCCATTCAGCGCGACCTGCAACAGGAACAGCAGGGCAGCAGCGGCAGCAGCGGCGGCGGTTCGTACGGCGGTGGTGGCAGTAGCAGTAGCAACACCACCAGCAGCAGTAGCCGTTGGGGCAGCAGTAGCCGGGAACAATCGCGCACCACGGTCTCGTCCAGCATCTCGCGCGGCGGCTTTGGCAGCCAGGCCACTGCACGCGGCGGCTGGGGCGGGCGCTCCGGCAGCTTCTTCGGGGGCTGA
- a CDS encoding formate dehydrogenase beta subunit encodes MLNLCIPCDSLARAVGADQVAEALAREAERRQLPLSIKRTSSRGLYWLEPLVELEGADGRQGFGPLTVDDVPGLLDALQGNRQHPLALGPVEAIPYLKTQQRLLFARAGITRPLSLDDYHAHGGFEGLRQAALLDGDEVVTAVLDSGLRGRGGAAFPAGIKWRTVREAKAAQKYVVCNADEGDSGTFADRMLMEGDPFLLIEGMIIAGLAVGASHGYIYVRSEYPDAIRALNEAILLAREAGYLDVAGNGLAFHLEVRVGAGAYICGEETALLESLEGKRGIVRAKPPLPALQGLFGQPTLVHNVLTLASVPIILAEGAAFYRNYGMGRSLGTLPFQLAGNVRHGGLVERAFGLTLRELVEGYGGGTASGRPIKAAQVGGPLGAWVPPAQFDTPLDYEAFAALGAMLGHGGVVLADDTLNMAGMARFALQFCAEESCGKCTPCRIGSTRGVEVVDKLIASTDPAYRESQAGLLRDLCDTMQYGSLCAMGGMTAYPVASALKHFPADFGLAPAEAAQ; translated from the coding sequence ATGCTGAACCTGTGCATTCCCTGCGACTCACTGGCGCGCGCCGTTGGCGCCGACCAGGTGGCCGAGGCGCTTGCCCGCGAGGCTGAGCGCCGGCAACTGCCGCTGAGCATCAAACGCACCAGTTCCCGTGGCCTGTACTGGCTGGAGCCGCTGGTGGAACTGGAAGGCGCCGATGGCCGCCAAGGCTTCGGCCCGCTGACGGTCGACGATGTGCCTGGCCTGCTCGACGCCCTGCAAGGCAACCGCCAGCACCCGCTGGCGCTGGGCCCGGTCGAAGCCATCCCCTACCTGAAAACCCAGCAGCGCCTGCTGTTCGCCCGCGCCGGCATCACCCGGCCGTTGTCGCTGGACGACTACCATGCCCATGGCGGCTTCGAAGGCCTGCGCCAGGCCGCGCTGCTCGATGGCGACGAGGTGGTCACCGCGGTGCTCGACTCCGGCCTGCGCGGTCGCGGCGGCGCGGCGTTCCCGGCGGGCATCAAGTGGCGCACCGTGCGTGAGGCCAAGGCTGCGCAAAAGTACGTGGTGTGCAACGCCGACGAAGGCGACTCCGGCACCTTCGCCGACCGCATGCTGATGGAGGGCGACCCGTTCCTGCTGATCGAGGGCATGATCATCGCAGGCCTGGCCGTGGGCGCCAGCCACGGCTACATCTACGTGCGCTCGGAGTACCCGGACGCCATTCGCGCGCTCAACGAAGCGATCCTGCTGGCCCGCGAGGCCGGCTACCTGGACGTAGCCGGTAACGGCCTGGCCTTCCATCTGGAGGTGCGGGTGGGCGCCGGCGCCTATATCTGTGGTGAAGAAACCGCGCTGCTCGAATCGCTCGAAGGCAAGCGCGGGATCGTGCGGGCCAAGCCGCCACTGCCGGCGCTGCAAGGGCTGTTCGGGCAACCGACGCTGGTGCACAACGTGCTCACCCTGGCCTCGGTGCCGATCATCCTGGCCGAGGGCGCGGCGTTCTACCGCAATTACGGCATGGGCCGTTCGCTGGGCACGTTGCCGTTTCAGCTGGCCGGCAATGTGCGCCATGGCGGGCTGGTGGAGCGCGCCTTTGGCCTGACCCTGCGCGAGCTGGTCGAAGGCTACGGCGGCGGTACCGCCAGCGGCCGGCCGATCAAGGCGGCGCAGGTCGGCGGCCCGCTGGGTGCCTGGGTACCGCCGGCGCAGTTCGACACCCCGCTGGACTACGAGGCCTTCGCCGCCCTGGGCGCGATGCTCGGCCACGGCGGCGTGGTGCTGGCCGACGACACCCTCAACATGGCCGGCATGGCACGCTTCGCCCTGCAGTTCTGCGCCGAGGAAAGTTGCGGCAAATGCACCCCGTGCCGCATCGGCTCGACCCGCGGCGTCGAGGTGGTCGACAAGCTGATCGCCAGCACCGACCCCGCTTATCGCGAAAGCCAGGCCGGCCTGCTGCGCGACCTGTGCGACACGATGCAGTACGGCTCGCTGTGCGCCATGGGCGGCATGACCGCCTACCCGGTGGCCAGCGCCCTCAAGCATTTCCCCGCCGACTTCGGCCTGGCCCCTGCGGAGGCTGCGCAATGA
- a CDS encoding formate dehydrogenase subunit gamma, whose amino-acid sequence MPDDSHHLPLIQRVLAREKATPGALLPILHAIQAGAGYIPDIAVGEIAHALNLSLAEVRGVISFYHDFRTTPPASHTLRLCRAESCQSRGAEALAAQLREQLGLGDHGTSADGALSLRPVYCLGACACSPALELDGQLHARLTPERLRALVESCREEVKAC is encoded by the coding sequence ATGCCTGATGATTCGCACCACCTGCCCCTGATCCAGCGCGTCCTGGCCCGCGAAAAGGCCACCCCCGGCGCGTTGTTGCCGATTCTCCACGCCATCCAGGCCGGCGCCGGCTACATCCCCGATATCGCGGTCGGCGAAATCGCCCACGCGCTGAACCTGAGCCTTGCCGAAGTGCGCGGGGTGATCAGCTTCTACCACGACTTTCGTACCACGCCGCCGGCGAGCCACACCCTGCGCCTGTGCCGCGCCGAGTCCTGCCAGAGCCGCGGCGCCGAAGCCCTGGCCGCGCAACTGCGCGAGCAGCTCGGGCTGGGCGACCACGGCACCAGCGCTGACGGCGCGCTGAGCCTGCGCCCGGTGTACTGCCTGGGCGCCTGCGCCTGCTCGCCGGCCCTGGAGCTGGACGGCCAACTGCATGCACGCCTGACCCCCGAGCGCCTGCGCGCGCTGGTGGAAAGCTGCCGTGAGGAGGTGAAGGCATGCTGA
- a CDS encoding DUF2491 family protein — translation MSPSHSPRAPFGLHGGRTFTPAGYLASTLDGYSQLVVPGAEQVWAVGEVDLGDAVRLLRFYLDDEDYWLQVVMNGSVAGDTLLFGYHSVVPLQGQAQVQQLVGPGSKVGLPMYEHDGYLYSRQWGSGQGQAELVPFSEQVGSPEASYRIRHLAMLYARDTGLPGRREFLLLSVEEDAQGHTSLSTSLGVTLHPTDFYVT, via the coding sequence ATGTCGCCTTCACACAGCCCCCGCGCGCCGTTCGGCCTGCACGGCGGGCGCACCTTCACGCCGGCCGGCTACCTGGCCAGTACCCTCGATGGCTATTCGCAACTGGTGGTCCCTGGCGCCGAACAAGTGTGGGCGGTGGGTGAAGTCGACCTGGGCGATGCCGTGCGCCTGCTGCGTTTCTACCTGGACGACGAAGACTACTGGCTGCAGGTGGTGATGAACGGCTCGGTTGCCGGTGACACCCTCCTGTTCGGCTACCACAGCGTCGTGCCGCTGCAAGGCCAGGCGCAGGTGCAGCAGCTGGTGGGCCCGGGCTCGAAGGTCGGCCTGCCGATGTACGAGCACGACGGCTACCTGTATTCGCGCCAGTGGGGCAGCGGGCAGGGCCAGGCCGAACTGGTCCCGTTCAGCGAGCAGGTCGGCAGCCCCGAGGCGAGCTACCGAATCCGCCACCTGGCGATGCTCTACGCCCGCGACACCGGCCTGCCCGGGCGGCGCGAATTCCTTCTGCTGTCGGTGGAGGAAGACGCCCAAGGCCATACCAGCCTCAGCACCTCGCTGGGCGTCACCCTGCACCCCACGGACTTCTACGTAACCTGA
- a CDS encoding bifunctional helix-turn-helix transcriptional regulator/GNAT family N-acetyltransferase: protein MTSPLDDRAEAVRRFNRFYTQQVGALNEHLLHSAFSLTESRVLYELSAATDVTLAGLCQALGLDAGYLSRMVSAFEKNGLITKARSDSDGRVTHLQLSAAGRSVVASLELAAREEVAQMLEQLPEGQQAQLVQAMQQVQALLGRRTADYLLRAPRPGDMGQVVQQQAELYAREYGWNSEFEALVAQIVSEYLRDYDPASDHCWIAEKNGKAIGSVFVVRHDATTAKLRMLYVDASARGLGIGNRLIDEALRFARQAGYARMILWTTSVLTDARRLYQKAGFELVEEEPVHSFGKDLVSQTWALRL from the coding sequence ATGACCTCCCCCCTCGATGACCGTGCCGAAGCCGTGCGCCGCTTCAACCGCTTCTATACGCAGCAGGTCGGCGCCCTCAACGAGCACCTGCTGCACAGCGCGTTCTCCCTTACCGAAAGCCGGGTGCTCTACGAGTTGAGCGCCGCCACCGACGTCACCCTCGCTGGCCTGTGCCAGGCACTCGGGCTGGACGCGGGCTACCTGAGCCGAATGGTGTCCGCCTTTGAAAAGAACGGCCTGATCACCAAGGCACGCTCGGACAGCGATGGCCGTGTCACCCACCTGCAGCTCAGCGCTGCGGGCCGTAGCGTGGTGGCGTCATTGGAACTGGCCGCCCGCGAAGAAGTGGCGCAGATGCTGGAACAACTACCCGAAGGCCAACAGGCGCAACTGGTGCAGGCCATGCAACAGGTGCAGGCGCTGCTGGGCCGGCGCACCGCCGACTACCTGCTGCGCGCCCCGCGCCCGGGCGACATGGGCCAGGTGGTGCAGCAACAGGCCGAGTTGTATGCCCGCGAATATGGCTGGAATAGCGAGTTCGAAGCCCTGGTGGCGCAGATCGTGTCCGAGTACCTGCGCGACTACGACCCGGCGTCCGACCACTGCTGGATCGCGGAAAAAAACGGCAAGGCCATCGGTTCGGTGTTCGTCGTGCGCCACGACGCAACCACGGCCAAGTTGCGCATGCTGTACGTGGACGCCAGCGCCAGGGGCCTGGGCATCGGCAACCGGCTGATCGACGAGGCGCTGCGCTTTGCCCGCCAGGCCGGGTATGCACGGATGATCCTGTGGACCACCAGCGTGCTGACCGATGCCCGGCGGCTTTACCAAAAGGCCGGGTTCGAGTTGGTGGAAGAGGAGCCGGTGCACAGCTTTGGCAAGGACCTGGTCAGCCAGACCTGGGCGTTGCGGTTGTGA
- a CDS encoding LexA family protein yields the protein MTSILGPLACGQATLARYAFRVPAGFPSPAADHLEQALSLDELFNLRAPHMYLVRIDGDSMQGAGIFDGDLVIVDRALEARHGHIVIAAVNGEPLCKRLQRAGSQVVLCSENPRFPPRYILEGDELSIWGVVTFSVRSHAASA from the coding sequence ATGACCTCCATCCTCGGCCCGCTCGCCTGCGGGCAGGCCACGCTTGCGCGTTATGCGTTCCGCGTACCGGCGGGCTTTCCGTCGCCAGCGGCGGACCACCTGGAGCAAGCCCTCTCACTGGACGAGTTGTTCAACCTGCGCGCGCCGCACATGTACCTGGTGCGCATCGACGGCGACAGCATGCAGGGCGCCGGCATTTTCGATGGCGACCTGGTGATCGTCGACCGCGCCCTCGAGGCGCGCCACGGGCATATCGTCATTGCCGCGGTCAATGGCGAGCCGTTGTGCAAGCGCCTGCAGCGGGCGGGCAGCCAGGTGGTGCTGTGCTCCGAGAACCCGCGTTTCCCGCCGCGCTACATCCTCGAGGGCGACGAGCTGTCGATCTGGGGCGTGGTCACCTTCAGCGTGCGCAGCCATGCCGCCAGTGCCTGA